A portion of the Chinemys reevesi mitochondrion, complete genome genome contains these proteins:
- the ND4 gene encoding NADH dehydrogenase subunit 4 gives MLKILLPTIMLLPTITLCKPKQLWLSTLTHSLMIAILSLQWFKPSMEPTMTSPIITLGVDQISAPLLILSCWLTPYPPNNGQNNMTMEPTPRKRTFIFITILLQISLILAFSTTELIMFFIAFESTLLPTLVIITRWGGQMERLNAGTYFLFYTLIGSLPLLVALLTTQTFSGTLSICTLQLSTYPSMMNPWTHTMWWLALFTAFMIKMPLYGLHLWLPKAHVEAPIAGSMILAAVLLKLGGYGIIRMTMTLAPPLKMLSYPFMMLALWGVIMTGFICLRQTDLKSLIAYSSVGHMGLVIAAALTRTEWACTGAITLMIAHGLTSSMLFCLANTNYERTNSRTLLLARNMQLLLPLMGLWWFSASLTNMALPPTINLMGELTIIVSLFNWSNTTILMTGLGTLLTAAYTLYMLITTQWGETPSYTKTIPPTHTREHLLMMLHMLPMALLMAKPELIWGSFH, from the coding sequence ACCAACAATCACATTATGTAAACCAAAACAACTATGACTTTCTACACTAACCCATAGCCTAATAATCGCCATTCTAAGTTTACAATGATTTAAACCCTCCATAGAACCAACCATAACTTCTCCAATTATTACCCTAGGGGTAGACCAAATTTCAGCCCCTTTACTAATCCTATCATGCTGACTTACCCCCTACCCCCCTAATAATGGCCAAAACAATATAACCATAGAACCTACTCCACGAAAACGAACTTTTATCTTTATTACCATTTTACTACAAATCTCACTAATTCTAGCTTTTTCAACAACAGAATTAATCATATTCTTCATCGCATTTGAATCTACATTACTCCCCACACTAGTAATCATTACACGTTGAGGTGGCCAAATAGAACGACTAAACGCCGGAACCTACTTCTTATTTTACACTCTTATCGGGTCTCTGCCACTATTAGTAGCCCTCTTAACCACGCAAACCTTCAGCGGCACCCTATCTATTTGCACATTGCAACTATCCACCTACCCTAGCATAATAAACCCATGAACCCACACAATATGATGACTCGCACTATTTACTGCTTTCATAATTAAAATACCCTTATACGGACTACACCTATGATTACCTAAAGCACACGTAGAGGCCCCAATCGCAGGATCAATAATCCTAGCAGCAGTGTTACTTAAACTAGGGGGATATGGCATTATCCGTATAACAATAACACTAGCCCCACCGTTAAAAATGCTCTCCTACCCCTTCATAATACTTGCACTATGAGGAGTAATCATAACTGGCTTTATCTGCCTACGCCAAACAGACCTAAAATCATTAATTGCTTATTCATCCGTAGGTCATATAGGCTTAGTTATCGCTGCAGCACTAACACGAACTGAATGAGCATGTACCGGAGCCATCACACTTATAATTGCCCACGGTTTAACATCATCAATACTTTTCTGCCTAGCCAACACAAACTATGAACGAACCAATAGCCGAACACTACTTTTAGCCCGAAACATACAACTACTACTACCCTTAATAGGACTATGATGATTCTCAGCTAGTCTGACCAACATGGCCCTTCCGCCAACCATTAATCTAATAGGAGAACTAACCATTATTGTCTCACTATTCAATTGATCAAATACTACAATCCTAATAACAGGATTAGGAACCCTACTAACCGCCGCCTATACCCTATACATACTAATCACCACCCAATGAGGAGAAACCCCTTCATACACAAAAACAATCCCCCCTACCCACACACGAGAACATCTACTCATAATACTTCATATACTACCAATAGCACTACTAATAGCAAAACCAGAATTAATCTGAGGCTCCTTCCATTAA